From a region of the Odontesthes bonariensis isolate fOdoBon6 chromosome 4, fOdoBon6.hap1, whole genome shotgun sequence genome:
- the LOC142378630 gene encoding uncharacterized protein LOC142378630 isoform X3 — MDNLTTVKAVSSGGGAAGSSRVVTKSVKSSRLSSENDYSLSSGGSGGRAAAGGSGGTSSSFLITSSSSHRGGSSTSKGSGGLSITTVGASSAASSAGGCVESGAAWASGAGEGYTDARGGSSSMSYSLASGGREGNREGGLGAVTVSTVTKSSYSSGGSGETRKGLLSSVTYSPPPKERKSVTTMAAALSEVFDESSSTSSSPEYNRKKYGSSSATSSSATRGRTQSRESEIRARLQSASPPARWTELDDVKRLLRGNRSTSTSPPTSPNNTLPIPKKASVETRTMSEGSTDQYGSVWSGDMSGGYGYNTNPNNFSATSTLYTAGVQNNLSLSSPSASAGLAASSSVPVYGMQNNLVPSSPTVLSPTGANPQIVYGVQKNVSGMSTMTARPTSPANHEASGKDFNFVLIEKENAPIKKETERLIMAKDTGKQFMSAAPASNSGTYSEDSLKREKLKLLASTVEEGTDAKFSTLKAGTKDKATYAEIRKEESSFGFCSCCSWWKWLLGLLLSLLLILGLLCGLIALGEEVKKLKNRVEALEAITGTVSARSMRPSSPLGVNIVDPLDSTYIMKSSTATRSDNTISLGAAEAGGGAESGPGQDSAALQRAVQQLVRDELRSSNVRETLAYSLKGERGEPGPKGDSGALGQKGDGGFPGMPGPPGQMGHSGLDGPRGPKGSAGEPGPEGPPGQRGRDGQMGPRGEAGSPGLGEKGDKGSQGESGRPGPAGPPGPVGPKGAVGEHGAPGNPGAPGPKGFQGDAGAPGAKGERGTAGGPGTKGDHGERGPRGPAGEQGQPGAQGTAGAKGSKGTAGEAGSMGLPGMRGPPGLPGDVGPPGSPGLQGPPGIAGNPGQPGGKGEPGSPGKIFGPIGSDSVAIPGPPGPAGPPGPAGLPGLSGPIGPAGIPGQPGPKGAQGEKGENGEKGERGPRQEPVAGPPGPSGPPGPPGARGPQGSPGEGEEGPPGSRGPPGEPGVGVPGPPGEKGEPGNFLATSETFFAGPPGPPGPPGAQGPAGDKGSQGDQGEPGQPGLPGSPGEKGVGFPGPRGPEGPQGPQGPQGDDGIPGIPGGGTGGSYIPGPPGPPGSPGSPGTPGSGSTDVGQYIAEYLQSDSIRQYLAGPPGPPGPPGSPGDLGSAGSTEDGLVDNVASRVIAYIRDIGSAPGTPGPPGPPGAISVNDIINLMQREDVRAYVAGPPGPPGPPGPPGSSGYGGYTFDTNEVAERVFNLLKERGMVGSPGPPGPPGPPGNLITSGFQHLVGPQGPPGFQGPQGPPGPAGPPGPPGFGNYISSDIRDYLQSVSLKGLPGPPGPPGPEGPPGPIGRLVSFTDNANRDILKAEQQEYARSDNGLNGAMFGPPGPPGPPGPAGHKGEPGVPGTKDWDSDSVDFFSVAVKVTDYIKSYGLLRDFEEHNGRVIPGPQGPPGPPGPPGFSYLFDSATNITTDIIEYMKTHGAIEGQPGRPGPQGEKGDPGRPGERGPRGEIPLLMTKKKRDTGV; from the exons ATGGACAACCTAACAACAGTCAAGGCGGTCAGTTCAGGTGGAGGCGCTGCAGGAAGCAGTCGGG TCGTCACAAAATCAGTAAAGTCTTCCCGTCTGTCTTCTGAAA ATGATTATTCTCTAAGTTCTGGTGGTTCAGGTGGaagagctgcagcaggaggatcggGGGGTACAAGCAGCTCATTTCTCATCACATCCAGCAGCTCCCATCGCGGTGGATCCAGCACCAGCAAGGGCTCAGGGGGCCTCAGTATCACTACTGTAGGAGCTTCCTCAGCAGCATCTTCAGCTGGAGGGTGTGTGGAATCAGGGGCTGCTTGGGCCTCAGGGGCAGGAGAGGGGTATACAGACGCCCGAGGGGGATCCTCTAGCATGTCCTACAGTCTCGCGAGCGGTGGTAGAGAAGGAAACAGGGAAGGGGGTCTGGGTGCTGTGACCGTTTCCACAGTGACCAAGTCCAGCTACTCTTCAGGAGGATCTGGGGAAACCAGGAAAGGATTGTTGTCCTCGGTCACATACTCACCTCCTCCGAAGGAGAGGAAGAGCGTGACCACCATGGCAGCAGCTCTGTCAGAGGTTTTTGACG AAAGCTCGAGCACAAGCTCCTCACCAGAGTACAACAGGAAGAAGTATG GAAGTTCAAGTGCAACATCAAGTTCTGCCACAAGAGGGAGAACTCAGAGCAGAG AGAGTGAGATTAGAGCCAGGCTTCAGAGTGCTTCCCCTCCAGCAAGAT GGACGGAGCTGGACGACGTGAAGCGCCTGCTGAGGGGGAACCGCTCCACCAGCACCAGTCCCCCCACATCCCCCAACAACACGCTGCCCATCCCCAAGAAGGCCAGTGTGGAAACAAGGACCATGTCTGAGGGCTCCACAG ACCAGTATGGCAGCGTTTGGTCTGGGGACATGAGCGGTGGCTACGGTTACAACACAAACCCCAACAACTTCTCCGCTACGTCCACCCTCTACACGGCAG GAGTTCAGAACAACCTGAGTCTCAGCTCTCCCTCTGCGAGCGCTGGACTAGCTGCCAGCAGCTCCG TTCCAGTGTACGGCATGCAGAACAACCTGGTCCCTTCGAGTCCCACAGTCCTCTCCCCCACCGGAGCTAACCCACAGATAG TTTATGGCGTGCAGAAAAATGTCTCTGGAATGAGCACGATGACAG CGAGACCCACCAGTCCCGCCAATCACGAGGCCTCAGGAAAGGACTTTAATTTTGTGCTGATAGAGAAGGAGAACGCGCCGATAAAGAAGGAGACGGAGCGGCTCATCATGGCCAAAGACACCGGGAAGCAGTTCATGTCTGCTGCACCTGCCAGTAACTCTG GTACTTACTCTGAGGACTCCCTGAAGAGAGAGAAACTGAAGCTGTTAGCCAGCACAGTGGAGGAAGGAACTGATGCCAAAT TTTCGACCCTGAAAGCTGGCACAAAAGATAAAGCCACCTATGCAG AAATCCGTAAAGAGGAGTCGAGCTTTGGTttctgctcctgctgcagctggtggAAGTGGCTGCTGGGCCTGCTGCTGAGCCTGCTGCTCATCCTCGGCCTCCTCTGTGGGCTCATCGCTTTGG GGGAGGAGGTGAAAAAACTCAAGAACCGCGTGGAGGCCCTGGAAGCCATCACAGGCACTGTGTCGGCCAGGTCCATGCGACCATCCTCCCCCTTGGGCGTCAACATCGTCGACCCACTGGACTCGACGTACATCATGAAGAGTTCCACCGCCACCCGCTCCGATAACACCATCAGCCTGGGGGCCgcagaggcaggaggaggagcggaAAGCGGGCCGGGACAGGACAGCGCCGCCCTGCAGAGAGCCGTTCAGCAGCTGGTCAGAGACGAGCTCCGCTCCAGTAATGTGAGAG AAACTCTGGCTTACTCTCTTAAAGGTGAAAGAGGAGAACCAGGACCTAAAG GTGATTCAGGGGCGCTTGGACAAAAAG GGGACGGCGGCTTCCCCGGCATGCCAG GTCCTCCTGGACAGATGGGGCACTCAGGACTGGATGGACCAAGAGGACCAAAAGGAAGTGCAG GTGAACCGGGTCCAGAGGGACCACCGGGTCAGAGGGGCCGGGACGGACAGATGGGCCCTCGAGGGGAAGCTGGATCACCTGgtttaggagagaaaggagataAAG GATCTCAAGGTGAGTCTGGACGTCCCGGTCCTGCCGGTCCTCCTGGACCCGTGGGTCCAAAAG GTGCTGTGGGAGAGCACGGCGCTCCAGGAAATCCTG GTGCTCCTGGTCCAAAAGGTTTCCAGGGTGACGCTGGAGCTCCAGGAGCCAAAG GTGAGCGCGGAACAGCTGGCGGGCCGGGAACTAAAGGAGATCATGGAGAGAGAGGACCACGGGGACCAGCAG gTGAACAAGGACAACCCGGAGCACAAGGCACTGCCGGAGCAAAGGGATCCAAAGGAACTGCAG GTGAAGCAGGTTCGATGGGACTTCCTGGTATGAGAGGACCACCTGGACTTCCTGGAGATGTTGGCCCCCCAG GTTCTCCTGGGCTTCAAGGACCCCCAG GTATTGCAGGAAACCCGGGACAACCTGGTGGTAAAG GTGAACCAGGATCACCTGGTAAAATCTTCGGCCCGA TTGGTTCTGATTCTGTGGCCATCCCCGGACCTCCAGGCCCAGCTGGGCCTCCAGGTCCTGCTGGACTTCCTGGTCTATCTGGTCCCATCGGTCCCGCCGGTATCCCTGGACAACCAG GTCCAAAAGGAGCACAAGGCGAAAAGGGAGAAAAtggggagaagggggagcgaggTCCACGTCAAGAGCCAG TGGCAGGACCTCCTGGCCCATCGGGACCTCCAGGGCCCCCTGGAGCACGTGGTCCTCAAGGTTCTCCCG GTGAGGGTGAAGAGGGCCCCCCAGGCAGCAGAGGGCCCCCTGGAGAGCCAG GTGTTGGTGTACCTGGACCTCCTGGAGAGAAAGGAGAACCTGGCAACTTTCTGGCCACATCAG AAACCTTCTTTGCTGGACCACCAGGACCTCCGGGACCCCCAGGTGCACAGGGTCCAGCAG GCGATAAAGGATCACAAGGGGACCAAG GTGAACCGGGACAACCAGGTCTTCCAGGAAGTCCAGGAGAAAAAGGTGTTG GTTTCCCGGGTCCGCGTGGACCTGAGGGTCCACAGGGTCCACAGGGACCTCAGG GTGATGATGGAATTCCTGGAATCCCAGGAGGAGGCACTG GTGGCTCATATATTCCCGGTCCACCTGGCCCACCTGGATCACCTGGATCACCTGGTACTCCTGGAAGTGGATCCACTGATGTTGGCCAGTACATTGCAGAGTACCTTCAGA GTGACAGCATCAGACAGTACCTGGCTGGACCTCCTGGACCTCCTGGGCCCCCTGGTTCTCCAGGGGATCTGGGCTCTGCTGGGTCTACAGAGGATGGGCTAGTGGACAACGTTGCCAGCCGAGTCATTGCCTACATCCGGG ACATAGGTTCGGCTCCAGGGACTCCTGGCCCGCCTGGTCCACCAGGAGCCATCTCCGTCAACGACATCATCAATCTGATGCAGC GAGAGGATGTGAGGGCGTACGTTGCAGGTCCTCCTGGTCCACCAGGACCACCAGGACCTCCAGGATCTTCAGGCTACGGCGGTTACACCTTTGACACTAACGAGGTGGCTGAACGTGTCTTCAATCTCCTGAAAG AGAGGGGCATGGTAGGTTCTCCTGGACCTCCAGGACCTCCTGGACCTCCTGGGAACCTGATAACAA GTGGGTTTCAACATCTGGTTGGCCCTCAAGGTCCGCCAGGTTTTCAAGGGCCACAGGGTCCCcctggaccagcaggaccaccTGGACCACCAGGATTTGGGAACTACATCAGCTCAGACATCCGAGACTACCTTCAAA GTGTTTCCTTGAAAGGCCTTCCAGGCCCACCTGGACCTCCTGGACCCGAGGGCCCCCCTGGTCCTATTGGTCGACTGGTTTCCTTTACTGACAACGCCAACAGAGACATACTGAAAGCTGAGCAACAAGAATACGCCAGGA GTGACAATGGTTTGAATGGAGCTATGTTTGGACCTCCTGGCCCACCAGGTCCTCCTGGACCTGCAGGACACAAGGGAGAGCCAGGAGTGCCTGGAACCAAAGACTGGGACTCCGACAGCGTCGACTTCTTCAGTGTTGCTGTAAAAGTAACCGATTACATCAAAT CTTATGGTCTCCTGCGTGACTTTGAAGAGCACAATGGACGTGTCATCCCGGGACCCCAGGGGCCACCTGGTCCTCCGGGTCCACCAGGATTTAGCTATCTGTTCGATTCTGCCACAAACATCACCACAGACATAATAGAATACATGAAAA CACACGGAGCCATTGAGGGACAACCTGGGAGACCAGGACCACAAGGAGAGAAAG GCGATCCTGGGCGTCCGGGAGAAAGAGGACCAAGAG GTGAAATCCCACTGTTGATGACTAAAAAGAAGAGGGACACTGGTGTTTGA